The proteins below are encoded in one region of Rhodothermus profundi:
- a CDS encoding c-type cytochrome, whose protein sequence is MPRTIWTGLLLGLLLAGCRGMISSKPPVHPNLNMDFQEKFEAQELNPFFADRRAMRPPVPGTVPRGLLKEDTPFYFGKTADGAYVERIPVAVTPELVARGQERYNIYCAVCHGKAGDGQGIIMRGNYGYTPAPTFHDDRLRNVEDGYLFEVISNGVRNMPAYGHQIPVADRWAIVAYVRALQRSQYATATDVPEEVRAQLQGE, encoded by the coding sequence ATGCCGCGCACGATCTGGACGGGACTGCTACTTGGCCTGTTGCTGGCGGGCTGCCGGGGCATGATTTCCAGCAAGCCGCCAGTTCATCCCAACCTGAACATGGATTTCCAGGAAAAATTTGAAGCGCAGGAGCTAAACCCCTTCTTTGCGGATCGTCGGGCAATGCGACCGCCTGTGCCGGGAACAGTGCCTCGCGGACTGCTCAAGGAGGACACCCCCTTCTATTTCGGAAAGACGGCGGATGGCGCTTATGTGGAACGTATTCCGGTAGCCGTCACGCCTGAGCTGGTAGCGCGTGGCCAGGAACGTTACAACATCTACTGCGCCGTCTGCCATGGTAAGGCGGGTGATGGACAGGGAATCATTATGCGCGGCAACTATGGGTACACCCCCGCTCCAACTTTCCACGATGACCGGCTGCGTAACGTGGAGGATGGCTACCTCTTTGAAGTGATCAGCAATGGCGTGCGCAATATGCCGGCGTATGGCCATCAGATTCCGGTAGCCGACCGCTGGGCTATTGTAGCCTATGTGCGGGCATTGCAGCGCAGCCAGTATGCCACGGCAACCGATGTGCCTGAAGAAGTGCGGGCACAGCTTCAAGGTGAATAA
- a CDS encoding DUF3341 domain-containing protein → MLKELLRSLKASMGIYEARDGSVYGLLAEFSDPAALLHAARQVRKAGYRHFDAHSPFPIHGMDEAMGLGNSKVGVITFFTGTIAGFALAWWMQWWMGAVDYPLNISGKPFFALPPSVPIIFELTILFSALAGVAAMLALNGLPRPYNPLFYSKNFARATDDGFFLFVAASDPKFDQAATRQLLEQLGGYNIEVIEDRGEEEGTPTPAPAAEAAVTAS, encoded by the coding sequence ATGTTGAAGGAATTGCTTCGCTCGCTGAAGGCTTCGATGGGCATTTATGAGGCCCGCGACGGGTCGGTCTACGGCCTGCTGGCGGAGTTTTCGGATCCAGCAGCGCTATTGCATGCCGCCCGGCAGGTGCGCAAAGCCGGCTATCGGCATTTTGACGCGCACAGCCCTTTTCCCATCCACGGGATGGATGAAGCAATGGGGCTGGGCAATTCGAAGGTGGGGGTGATTACCTTCTTTACAGGCACTATTGCCGGCTTTGCCCTGGCCTGGTGGATGCAGTGGTGGATGGGGGCTGTTGATTATCCCCTGAACATCAGCGGCAAGCCGTTTTTTGCACTGCCGCCATCGGTGCCTATCATTTTTGAATTGACGATTCTGTTTTCAGCGCTGGCCGGGGTGGCTGCCATGCTGGCGCTCAATGGGTTGCCGCGTCCGTATAACCCTTTGTTTTACTCGAAGAACTTCGCGCGTGCAACCGACGATGGTTTTTTCCTGTTCGTGGCGGCCAGTGATCCCAAGTTTGACCAAGCGGCCACGCGTCAGTTGCTGGAGCAACTGGGTGGCTACAATATTGAGGTGATTGAGGATCGGGGGGAAGAGGAGGGTACGCCCACGCCTGCGCCGGCCGCCGAAGCTGCCGTAACTGCAAGCTAA
- the nrfD gene encoding NrfD/PsrC family molybdoenzyme membrane anchor subunit — MAHATKDLSALARTDHEVEPPLVQGGLSFHDITELVAQHTEKKTPKAWWAAFSVAFLGMLTLVAMLAYQVWNGVGVWGNNIPVGWGWPIVNFVFWVGIGHAGTLISAILFLFRQRWRTSINRAAEAMTIFAVICALIFPTFHVGRVWAIYWTLPIPNQMEMWPQFKSPLLWDVFAVSSYFIVSLVFWYVGLIPDLATLRDRAALMGRRLRAKILGFFALGWCGANRHWRNYEKVYMLLAGLATPLVLSVHSVVSFDFAVSIIPGWHTTIFPPYFVAGAIFSGFAMVVTLMVIARKAYGLENVITVDHLEKMNIIMLVTGTMVGFAYITEFFIAWYSGVPYEQYAFINRATGPYAWAYWIMMSCNLIFPQFFWIKKLRRNIPFMFVASIVVNIGMWFERFVITITSLHRDYLPSSWDYFVPTWVDVLTLIGSFGLFFTLFLLFLRFVPMVAMAEVKGVLPEADPHYYETHGDGHSRSAEVQVNRGRSS; from the coding sequence ATGGCGCACGCAACGAAAGATCTGTCAGCGCTGGCCCGCACCGATCATGAGGTGGAACCACCGCTGGTGCAAGGTGGGCTAAGCTTCCATGACATTACCGAGCTGGTTGCGCAGCACACCGAGAAGAAAACGCCAAAGGCCTGGTGGGCTGCTTTTTCAGTGGCATTTCTAGGCATGCTTACGCTGGTGGCCATGCTGGCCTACCAGGTCTGGAACGGTGTGGGAGTCTGGGGCAACAATATTCCGGTAGGATGGGGCTGGCCCATTGTGAACTTCGTCTTCTGGGTTGGTATTGGTCATGCCGGGACGTTGATCTCCGCTATTCTGTTTCTTTTCCGCCAGCGGTGGCGCACCTCAATCAACCGGGCGGCGGAGGCGATGACCATCTTCGCGGTGATCTGCGCTCTCATCTTTCCAACATTCCACGTGGGACGTGTCTGGGCTATCTACTGGACGCTGCCCATCCCGAATCAAATGGAGATGTGGCCCCAGTTTAAGAGCCCGCTGCTCTGGGACGTGTTCGCAGTGTCCAGCTACTTCATCGTCTCATTGGTATTCTGGTACGTTGGGCTCATTCCGGATCTGGCCACGTTGCGGGATCGGGCAGCGCTGATGGGGCGTCGCCTGCGCGCCAAGATTCTGGGCTTTTTTGCGCTGGGCTGGTGCGGGGCTAATCGTCATTGGCGGAATTACGAAAAGGTCTACATGTTGCTGGCCGGACTGGCCACGCCGCTGGTGCTTTCAGTGCACTCGGTCGTGTCGTTTGACTTTGCTGTCTCGATCATTCCAGGCTGGCACACGACCATCTTCCCTCCCTACTTCGTGGCCGGCGCAATCTTCTCTGGGTTTGCCATGGTGGTGACGCTCATGGTGATTGCCCGTAAGGCCTATGGCCTGGAGAACGTAATCACCGTGGATCACCTGGAGAAGATGAATATCATCATGCTCGTAACCGGCACGATGGTGGGCTTTGCCTACATTACGGAGTTCTTCATTGCCTGGTACTCCGGCGTGCCTTACGAGCAATATGCTTTTATTAACCGGGCGACGGGGCCGTACGCCTGGGCCTACTGGATCATGATGTCCTGCAACCTGATCTTCCCGCAGTTCTTCTGGATTAAAAAGCTGCGGCGGAATATTCCCTTCATGTTTGTAGCGTCGATTGTGGTCAACATTGGCATGTGGTTCGAGCGCTTTGTGATCACCATTACTTCGCTGCACCGGGATTATCTGCCGTCGAGCTGGGACTATTTTGTACCAACCTGGGTGGACGTGCTTACGCTGATCGGTTCGTTCGGGCTGTTTTTCACGCTATTTCTGCTGTTCCTGCGGTTCGTGCCCATGGTGGCCATGGCCGAAGTAAAAGGGGTGCTGCCCGAAGCCGATCCGCACTATTATGAAACGCACGGCGACGGCCACAGCCGTTCGGCCGAAGTCCAGGTAAACCGGGGACGCTCGTCCTGA